One segment of Acidovorax sp. DW039 DNA contains the following:
- a CDS encoding DUF4337 family protein — protein MSSGGFHVHGPHDHAIEHATHGHGDGHGSDHASHGDEGHGGGNSSTNKIAMFTAIVATVGAIFAYMGGATQANAGLMKNDAAIKKTEASNQWNYFQSKSTKQSLAELARDLTPGEQEKAKYQAKIDRYETEKNEIKKVAEGLEADAHAFDQKSEAQMHQHHRWAQATTALQVAIALAAIALLTRKKWLEWGMYGVAAVGLGVGTMALLHI, from the coding sequence ATGTCTTCCGGCGGATTTCACGTACACGGCCCCCACGACCATGCCATTGAACACGCCACCCACGGCCATGGGGACGGGCACGGCTCTGACCATGCCAGCCACGGCGACGAGGGACACGGCGGCGGCAACAGCAGCACCAACAAGATTGCGATGTTCACAGCCATCGTGGCTACGGTGGGCGCCATCTTTGCCTACATGGGAGGCGCCACGCAGGCCAATGCGGGGCTGATGAAGAACGACGCCGCGATCAAGAAGACCGAGGCCTCCAACCAGTGGAATTACTTCCAGTCCAAAAGCACCAAGCAATCGCTGGCCGAACTGGCCCGCGACCTGACGCCTGGCGAGCAGGAGAAGGCGAAGTACCAGGCCAAGATTGACCGCTACGAGACCGAGAAGAACGAGATCAAGAAGGTGGCAGAAGGCCTGGAGGCAGATGCCCACGCCTTTGACCAGAAGAGCGAAGCGCAGATGCACCAGCACCACCGCTGGGCGCAGGCCACCACCGCGCTGCAAGTGGCCATTGCCCTGGCCGCCATTGCGCTGCTGACCCGCAAGAAGTGGCTGGAATGGGGCATGTACGGCGTGGCCGCAGTGGGCCTGGGCGTTGGCACCATGGCGCTGCTGCACATCTGA
- a CDS encoding dihydrofolate reductase, translating into MQPVHLIYARASNGVIGKDNAMPWHLPEDMAHFKQLTGGCAVIMGRKTWDSLPPRFRPLPGRTNIVVTRQAQWQAEGALRADSLEQALEQAHAATAQAGKPVWVMGGAQIYAQALPLASRVEVTEIAQAFEGDAYAPTLGTEWVEAERSTHVSGNGLPFAFVSYVRA; encoded by the coding sequence ATGCAACCCGTGCACCTCATCTACGCCCGCGCGTCCAACGGCGTCATCGGCAAGGACAACGCCATGCCCTGGCATCTGCCTGAAGACATGGCGCACTTCAAGCAGTTGACGGGAGGGTGCGCAGTGATCATGGGGCGCAAAACGTGGGACTCGCTGCCGCCACGCTTCAGACCCCTGCCCGGGCGCACCAACATTGTGGTGACACGGCAAGCCCAATGGCAGGCCGAAGGCGCATTGCGTGCAGACAGCCTGGAACAGGCGTTGGAGCAAGCCCACGCTGCCACGGCACAAGCCGGTAAGCCCGTGTGGGTCATGGGCGGCGCGCAAATCTATGCCCAGGCGCTGCCCCTGGCCAGCCGGGTGGAAGTGACGGAAATCGCCCAGGCTTTTGAGGGCGACGCCTACGCCCCCACGCTCGGAACAGAGTGGGTCGAAGCAGAACGCTCCACGCACGTGAGCGGCAACGGACTGCCTTTTGCCTTTGTGAGCTACGTGCGCGCCTGA
- a CDS encoding FAD-binding oxidoreductase, which yields MAHRKSANRVAKQRHVAQLRQHAAQHPPATAAAGQGPQLAAEHKARLVTQTVGHVVFPGDPEYENDRQESNPAFQFYPLAIVYCACEADVLVCIQFAQLFQLKVSVRSGGHSTAGYSVNTGGIVIDLSEMKGVVLDEDHAVVHALPGTPFEVFNAALDHTGWHVPTGACGDVCVAGFVQGGGYGYTSRAYGIQSDCAVAFRVALADGRVVTAKADGEHADLFWALRGGTGGNFGIVLQISYRAVKLPSVWGWSITWNEAQAAEVLELLQTRYTRQHAPEQLGYMMNLGYYNDQVVYMVQGMYCGPRDQGMAAIKPLLDIPGAQLVVDMTGTYAELNNYFEDHPYPLPQNLPDGICETKASGYVDKPIPKEVWQKVIDQFHQAVNPWSMVYTEPYGGAIARYPVEDSAFVHRHVDMDIVIDGCWRDEAERVKVQAWIDGLYELLRPYMNGHKYQNYPVRGLPDFAWAYWGEEAYLKLRAVKSMYDPSNFFQYQQSIEPL from the coding sequence ATGGCCCACAGAAAGAGCGCAAACCGCGTTGCCAAACAGCGCCACGTTGCACAGTTGCGGCAGCATGCCGCACAACACCCCCCAGCCACCGCCGCTGCAGGCCAAGGCCCCCAACTGGCAGCCGAGCACAAGGCCAGGCTGGTCACACAGACCGTGGGGCATGTGGTGTTTCCGGGGGACCCGGAGTACGAGAACGACCGTCAGGAGTCCAACCCCGCGTTTCAGTTTTACCCTCTGGCCATCGTCTACTGCGCCTGCGAGGCGGATGTGCTGGTGTGCATCCAGTTTGCACAACTGTTCCAGTTGAAGGTGTCGGTACGCTCTGGTGGGCACAGCACTGCAGGCTACTCGGTCAATACCGGTGGCATCGTGATCGACCTGAGCGAGATGAAAGGCGTGGTGCTGGACGAAGACCACGCCGTGGTGCATGCACTGCCCGGCACACCGTTTGAGGTCTTCAACGCCGCACTGGACCACACGGGATGGCATGTGCCCACCGGAGCCTGCGGTGACGTGTGCGTGGCAGGCTTCGTGCAAGGCGGGGGCTATGGCTACACATCGCGCGCGTACGGCATCCAAAGCGACTGCGCGGTGGCGTTCAGGGTGGCTCTGGCCGATGGCCGGGTTGTCACCGCCAAGGCCGATGGCGAACATGCCGACCTCTTCTGGGCCTTGCGTGGTGGAACGGGAGGCAACTTTGGCATCGTGCTGCAGATCAGTTACCGGGCCGTGAAGCTTCCATCGGTATGGGGCTGGTCCATCACCTGGAACGAAGCCCAGGCCGCCGAGGTGCTGGAACTGCTGCAAACCCGCTACACCCGGCAGCATGCCCCCGAGCAACTGGGCTACATGATGAACCTGGGCTACTACAACGACCAGGTGGTCTACATGGTGCAAGGCATGTACTGCGGCCCACGGGACCAGGGCATGGCAGCCATCAAGCCTTTGCTGGACATCCCCGGCGCACAGTTGGTGGTGGACATGACAGGCACCTATGCCGAGCTGAACAACTACTTCGAAGACCACCCCTACCCTCTGCCCCAGAACCTGCCCGACGGTATCTGCGAAACCAAGGCCAGCGGATACGTGGACAAGCCCATTCCCAAAGAGGTGTGGCAGAAAGTGATCGACCAGTTCCACCAGGCAGTGAACCCTTGGAGCATGGTTTACACCGAGCCCTACGGTGGCGCCATCGCACGCTACCCCGTGGAAGACAGCGCCTTTGTGCACCGCCATGTGGATATGGACATCGTGATTGACGGCTGCTGGCGCGACGAGGCGGAGCGTGTGAAGGTGCAGGCCTGGATAGATGGGCTGTACGAACTGCTGCGCCCTTACATGAACGGGCACAAGTACCAGAACTACCCGGTGCGCGGGCTGCCCGACTTTGCGTGGGCGTATTGGGGAGAAGAGGCCTATCTCAAGCTGCGGGCCGTCAAGTCAATGTACGACCCCAGCAATTTCTTTCAGTATCAGCAGAGCATTGAGCCTCTGTAA
- a CDS encoding diguanylate cyclase, translated as MEIVTRHTGATICVVDKDLHVLYVNEAYANWFKVRPADLIGRFLPSLYSEAARVQFQPHIDKAMSGQQVTYQRQICGADGQEMWFSISLNPWYTPEGQVGGVVNSALEVHELKVTTNALRAANQRLFSHMENSPLAVVELDAKLGLVHCSSRATEWFGWHHASHQGESVLNLVGEGARVEPLRKALQRLLTGSDRQNRVEASLARPDGSVQHCMWFNSALINLRGETVSIMCQIEDISERVAAADRLMHLAQHDSLTGLLNRGAFMVQAEEAVENPAQASGGIVILFMDLDGFKDVNDHHGHHMGDTVLRLVAQRLASVVRADDTLARLGGDEFTVLMRGNPGPQGLVRYIDSIMETFAAPFVLPSGVPVTLGVSIGVASHPPLPAQVDELLTRADHAMYEAKRGGKGTVHYALPALPV; from the coding sequence ATGGAGATCGTGACGCGCCATACGGGTGCGACCATCTGTGTGGTCGACAAGGATCTGCATGTTCTCTACGTCAATGAGGCCTATGCCAACTGGTTCAAGGTGCGGCCTGCTGACCTGATCGGGCGGTTTTTGCCATCGCTGTACAGCGAAGCTGCCCGGGTGCAGTTTCAGCCGCATATCGACAAAGCCATGTCAGGGCAGCAGGTCACCTACCAGCGGCAGATCTGCGGGGCAGATGGGCAGGAGATGTGGTTCTCCATCAGTCTGAACCCCTGGTACACGCCCGAAGGGCAGGTGGGTGGCGTCGTCAACAGCGCGCTGGAGGTTCACGAACTCAAGGTCACCACCAACGCACTGCGGGCTGCAAACCAGCGCTTGTTTTCGCACATGGAAAACAGTCCGCTGGCGGTCGTGGAGCTGGACGCCAAACTGGGCCTTGTGCATTGCTCCAGCCGTGCGACGGAGTGGTTTGGCTGGCACCACGCATCGCACCAGGGTGAATCCGTGCTCAATCTGGTGGGTGAAGGGGCCCGGGTTGAGCCGCTGCGCAAGGCTTTGCAGCGGCTTTTGACTGGAAGTGACCGCCAGAACCGGGTAGAAGCTTCGCTCGCCAGGCCCGATGGAAGCGTGCAGCACTGCATGTGGTTCAACTCGGCACTCATCAATCTGCGTGGCGAAACCGTCTCCATCATGTGCCAGATTGAAGACATCTCCGAGCGCGTGGCTGCAGCAGACCGGCTGATGCATCTGGCCCAGCACGACTCACTTACCGGCCTGCTCAACCGTGGGGCCTTCATGGTGCAGGCCGAAGAGGCTGTCGAAAATCCTGCCCAGGCCAGTGGTGGCATCGTGATTCTGTTCATGGACCTCGATGGATTCAAGGATGTGAACGATCACCACGGTCATCACATGGGGGATACCGTGCTGCGCTTGGTTGCACAGCGATTGGCCTCTGTGGTGCGGGCGGACGATACCCTGGCCCGACTGGGGGGGGATGAGTTCACGGTGCTCATGCGCGGCAACCCCGGGCCGCAGGGGCTGGTGCGTTACATCGACAGCATCATGGAGACATTTGCGGCGCCCTTCGTGCTGCCCAGCGGTGTGCCTGTGACGCTGGGTGTCAGCATTGGCGTGGCATCTCATCCACCTTTACCCGCCCAGGTGGATGAGCTGCTGACCCGGGCCGACCATGCCATGTACGAGGCCAAGCGCGGCGGCAAAGGTACGGTGCATTACGCGTTGCCTGCCTTGCCGGTGTGA
- the xth gene encoding exodeoxyribonuclease III: MKIATWNVNSLSVRLPQVLAWLAANPVDALCLQELKLTDDKFPHAALQEAGYHAVAFGQKTYNGVAILSRSPVRDVVRNIPAFDDEQARVIAATLDTPQGPLRLFNGYFVNGQEPGSEKFAYKMRWLQALQDWIRAEMALHPRFVLVGDFNVAPEDRDSYDPVGLKETIHHTTEERAHFQALLQLGLTDAFRMFEQPEKSYSWWDYRMLGFQKNRGLRIDHILVSEALKPHVTACAVDRAPRKNPQPSDHAPVVVTLD; this comes from the coding sequence ATGAAAATCGCCACCTGGAACGTCAATTCGCTTTCTGTTCGCCTGCCGCAGGTGCTGGCATGGCTGGCAGCCAACCCAGTCGATGCACTGTGCCTGCAAGAGCTGAAGCTCACAGACGACAAGTTTCCCCATGCTGCCCTGCAGGAGGCCGGCTACCACGCGGTGGCTTTTGGGCAGAAAACGTACAACGGTGTCGCCATCCTGTCGCGCAGCCCAGTCCGCGACGTCGTACGCAATATTCCCGCTTTTGATGATGAGCAGGCACGCGTAATTGCCGCGACGCTCGATACACCCCAAGGCCCCCTGCGGTTGTTCAATGGCTACTTCGTGAACGGTCAGGAGCCAGGCTCAGAGAAATTTGCCTACAAGATGCGATGGTTGCAGGCGCTTCAAGACTGGATTCGGGCAGAAATGGCCCTTCACCCACGTTTCGTGCTGGTGGGTGACTTCAACGTCGCACCTGAAGACCGCGATTCCTATGACCCGGTGGGATTGAAGGAAACGATCCACCACACGACGGAAGAGCGTGCGCATTTCCAGGCCCTTCTGCAACTGGGGCTCACGGATGCCTTCCGCATGTTTGAGCAACCTGAAAAAAGCTATTCGTGGTGGGATTACCGCATGCTGGGTTTTCAGAAAAACCGTGGGCTGCGTATTGACCACATTCTGGTGAGCGAAGCGCTGAAGCCCCATGTCACTGCGTGCGCGGTGGACCGGGCTCCACGCAAGAATCCCCAGCCCAGCGACCACGCGCCTGTCGTCGTCACACTGGACTGA
- a CDS encoding PA2169 family four-helix-bundle protein — translation MSDFNDANRDPITNEPGSHPVGTGVGAAMGGAAAGAAAGAFGGPVGAAIGGVAGAVAGGLAGKAAAEAVNPTAEDAYWRESYQREPYYTTGRTYDDYRPAYELGWSSVGRYDGDFDSFEPRLADDWRARHSDGMAWNDARPAARAAWMRASGSGLNNDLSTGVMDTDDVVDVLNDLLESARDGEYGFTSCAENADSPQLRTLFQRHAQECAAAAVELEHEIRRLGGEPASGGTVAGALHRGWVSVKSALSTRDDKAVLEECERGEDAAVARYRKALKEPLPAQVRALVERQAQGAQRNHDEVRSLRDSFVAR, via the coding sequence ATGTCGGATTTCAATGATGCCAACCGCGACCCCATCACCAATGAACCCGGCTCCCATCCTGTCGGAACAGGCGTTGGGGCCGCTATGGGCGGTGCTGCTGCGGGAGCTGCCGCCGGTGCCTTTGGTGGTCCAGTAGGCGCTGCCATCGGCGGCGTTGCTGGTGCTGTGGCGGGCGGGCTCGCAGGCAAGGCCGCAGCAGAGGCCGTGAACCCTACCGCCGAGGATGCTTACTGGCGCGAAAGCTATCAGCGCGAGCCTTACTACACCACAGGCCGTACGTATGACGACTACCGTCCCGCCTACGAACTGGGCTGGTCTTCGGTAGGCCGTTACGACGGTGATTTCGATAGCTTCGAACCTCGTTTGGCCGATGACTGGCGCGCCCGCCATTCGGATGGCATGGCGTGGAACGATGCGCGACCTGCCGCCCGCGCGGCATGGATGCGTGCCTCGGGCTCTGGCCTGAACAATGATCTGTCCACGGGAGTCATGGACACAGACGATGTGGTGGACGTGCTGAACGATCTGCTGGAGTCTGCCCGTGACGGGGAGTATGGTTTTACGTCCTGTGCAGAAAATGCCGACTCTCCTCAGTTGCGCACGCTGTTCCAGCGTCACGCGCAGGAGTGCGCAGCTGCAGCCGTGGAGTTGGAACATGAGATCCGTCGCCTTGGGGGCGAACCAGCCTCGGGTGGCACCGTGGCGGGTGCCTTGCACCGTGGCTGGGTTTCAGTGAAGTCGGCCCTGTCGACCCGAGACGACAAGGCGGTGCTGGAGGAATGTGAGCGCGGCGAAGATGCTGCTGTGGCACGTTACCGCAAGGCGCTCAAGGAGCCGCTGCCCGCACAAGTTCGGGCTCTGGTGGAGCGTCAGGCCCAAGGCGCGCAGCGAAACCATGATGAAGTCCGCAGCCTGCGCGACTCATTTGTGGCGCGTTGA
- the ntrC gene encoding nitrogen regulation protein NR(I), translated as MKPIWLVDDDPSIRFVLEKALARENLPTRSFTQPREVLDALADVVPGDPARQGPQVLVSDIRMPGGSGLQLLEKVRELQPGLPVIIMTAYSDLDSAVSAFQRGAFEYLPKPFDLPKAVELIRRAVEESQREEVTEERQTATPEMLGQAPAMQDVFRAIGRLSQSLVTVLITGESGSGKELVARALHKHSPCADGPFVAINTAAIPKDLLESELFGHERGAFTGAQTQRRGRFEQAEGGTLFLDEIGDMPFDLQTRLLRVLSDGQFYRVGGHAAVKSNVRVIAATHQNLEQRVKEGNFREDLFHRLNVIRLRLPALRERHADVPMLTRHFLQQSARQLGVEPKRISDAALQRLEQFPFPGNVRQLENICHWLTVMAPAQVISLQDLPPEVLEAPVNPAALVQGAPAAPSAVPAADMASSQVTFGHAEPALVVPSSHAADPHTPGLPVAPVHASPGAHRADDLSSAGYAVPAVAAGPAMGWEQSLECDAQKLLATGQPDVWDTLTRRFESRLIRTALAATHGRRMEAAQRLGIGRNTITRKIQELGLDAADEA; from the coding sequence ATGAAGCCGATCTGGTTAGTAGATGATGACCCGTCGATCCGCTTCGTTCTGGAAAAAGCGCTGGCGCGTGAGAACCTGCCCACGCGCAGCTTCACTCAGCCCCGCGAGGTGCTGGATGCGCTGGCAGACGTCGTTCCGGGAGACCCCGCACGCCAGGGGCCGCAGGTCCTGGTGAGTGATATCCGAATGCCTGGCGGTTCCGGTCTGCAATTGCTTGAGAAGGTCCGCGAACTGCAGCCAGGCCTGCCCGTCATCATCATGACGGCCTACTCTGATCTGGACAGCGCAGTGTCTGCCTTCCAGCGTGGGGCCTTTGAGTATTTGCCCAAGCCCTTTGACTTGCCCAAGGCCGTCGAACTGATCCGCCGCGCTGTAGAGGAAAGCCAGCGCGAAGAGGTGACGGAAGAACGTCAGACGGCTACCCCCGAGATGCTGGGGCAGGCGCCCGCCATGCAGGATGTGTTTCGCGCCATCGGGCGGTTGAGCCAGAGTCTGGTCACTGTGCTGATTACGGGTGAATCGGGCTCCGGCAAGGAGTTGGTCGCCCGTGCATTGCACAAACACTCCCCCTGCGCGGATGGTCCATTTGTCGCCATCAACACGGCAGCCATTCCCAAGGACCTGCTGGAGTCTGAGCTTTTCGGACATGAGCGTGGCGCATTTACGGGAGCCCAGACCCAGCGACGTGGGCGGTTCGAACAGGCCGAGGGGGGAACGCTGTTCCTGGACGAAATTGGCGACATGCCGTTTGACCTGCAGACCCGTCTGCTGCGCGTGCTGTCCGACGGGCAGTTCTATCGTGTGGGTGGCCATGCTGCAGTGAAGTCGAATGTTCGCGTCATTGCTGCAACCCATCAAAACCTTGAACAGCGCGTCAAGGAAGGGAACTTCCGCGAGGACTTGTTCCACCGCCTCAATGTGATTCGCCTGCGGTTGCCCGCATTGCGTGAGCGGCATGCAGACGTTCCCATGCTGACCCGGCATTTTCTACAGCAAAGCGCTCGACAACTGGGGGTGGAACCCAAGCGGATTTCGGATGCCGCGCTGCAAAGGCTGGAGCAGTTTCCGTTTCCGGGCAACGTGCGGCAACTGGAGAACATTTGCCACTGGCTGACCGTCATGGCTCCAGCCCAGGTCATTTCGCTGCAGGATCTGCCTCCTGAGGTGCTGGAAGCGCCCGTCAATCCGGCCGCACTTGTGCAAGGTGCTCCTGCGGCTCCATCTGCTGTACCGGCTGCGGATATGGCGTCATCACAGGTCACTTTCGGGCATGCTGAGCCAGCTCTGGTTGTGCCCTCCAGCCACGCTGCAGACCCGCACACTCCAGGGCTGCCTGTGGCTCCTGTTCATGCCTCCCCAGGTGCCCACCGTGCTGACGATCTGTCGTCTGCCGGATATGCTGTGCCAGCCGTTGCTGCGGGCCCAGCCATGGGCTGGGAGCAGTCGCTGGAATGCGATGCGCAGAAGCTGCTCGCCACGGGGCAGCCCGATGTGTGGGATACCCTCACGCGGCGGTTCGAGTCGCGCCTCATCCGTACAGCCCTGGCTGCTACCCATGGGCGCAGGATGGAGGCGGCACAGCGTCTGGGCATTGGCCGCAACACGATCACACGCAAGATCCAGGAACTGGGCCTTGATGCGGCTGACGAGGCCTGA
- the glnL gene encoding nitrogen regulation protein NR(II) has product MAGEERFQSFDLLSTLIAVLQSDGAVQFANAALENTLGLSRRTLEGADFSTFFTDPALLQTALSGAKVQDFAALRFEASLRRLTQDALPVHVNVAASERSGEMLVELWPLEQQARQDREERLREQALANKELIRNLAHEIKNPLGGIRGAAQLLEMELDSRDLKEYTQVIIHEADRLQSLVDRLLAPHRHPHLVGDVNIHEVCERVRSLVLVEYPQGLKVVRDYDTSIPEFRGDRAQLIQALLNVVQNAAQALTDRIAQGDAVITLRTRVARQVTFGRQRYRLALELHVIDNGPGVPDAIKERIFYPLVSGRDGGSGLGLTLAQTFVQRHHGLIECDSVPGRTDFRILIPLP; this is encoded by the coding sequence TTGGCGGGTGAAGAGCGCTTTCAGTCCTTCGATCTGTTATCCACGCTGATTGCCGTGCTTCAGTCGGATGGGGCGGTGCAATTTGCAAATGCGGCTTTGGAAAACACCTTGGGGTTGTCCCGCCGTACTTTGGAGGGGGCAGACTTCTCCACTTTTTTCACCGATCCCGCCTTGCTGCAGACAGCCTTGTCCGGGGCCAAGGTGCAGGATTTCGCGGCGTTGAGGTTCGAGGCCAGTTTGCGCCGCCTCACCCAGGATGCCTTGCCTGTCCATGTGAACGTGGCTGCTTCCGAGCGCTCGGGCGAGATGCTGGTAGAGCTGTGGCCTTTGGAGCAGCAAGCCCGCCAAGACCGTGAAGAGCGCTTGCGTGAGCAGGCGTTGGCCAACAAGGAACTCATCCGTAATCTGGCTCACGAGATCAAAAACCCCCTGGGTGGCATACGCGGTGCTGCACAGCTTCTCGAAATGGAACTGGACAGCCGTGATCTCAAGGAATACACACAGGTCATCATCCATGAGGCAGACAGGCTACAGAGCCTGGTGGACCGCTTGCTGGCCCCTCATCGCCACCCGCATTTGGTGGGGGACGTGAATATCCACGAGGTTTGCGAGCGGGTCAGGTCCTTGGTGCTGGTGGAGTATCCGCAAGGCCTCAAGGTTGTACGCGACTACGACACATCCATTCCCGAATTCCGCGGCGATCGTGCCCAGCTCATTCAGGCCTTGCTGAACGTGGTGCAGAACGCTGCCCAAGCGCTCACCGACCGCATCGCGCAGGGTGATGCCGTGATCACCTTGCGCACCCGTGTGGCGCGGCAGGTCACGTTTGGAAGGCAGCGCTATCGGCTGGCATTGGAATTGCATGTCATCGACAACGGACCGGGCGTGCCGGATGCGATCAAGGAGCGTATTTTTTACCCTCTGGTATCGGGGCGCGATGGCGGATCAGGATTGGGATTGACGCTGGCACAGACCTTTGTTCAGCGGCACCACGGATTGATTGAGTGCGACAGTGTTCCTGGGCGTACCGATTTCCGGATTCTCATCCCGCTCCCCTGA
- the glnA gene encoding type I glutamate--ammonia ligase, with product MAKTVADVMKMVKENEVKFVDFRFTDTRGKQQHTTVPVSHFDEDKFVSGHAFDGSSIAGWKGIEASDMQLIPDPNTANIDPFFEETTLILTCDVIEPSDGKAYDRDPRSIAKRAEAYLKASGLGDTAYFGPEPEFFIFDGVRWSTEPNSTFYEIEEYEAPWNTGAKLEGGNRGHRPTVKGGYFPVPPVDSTQDMRAEMSLILESLGIPVEVFHHEVAGAGQNEIGTKFSTLVERADWTILQKYVIHNVANAYGKTATFMPKPYHGDNGSGMHVHQSVWKDGKNLFAGDGYAGLSDYALYYIGGIIKHARALNAITNPGTNSYKRLVPHFEAPVKLAYSAKNRSASIRIPYVANPKGRRVEARFPDPLMNPYLGFAALLMAGLDGVENKIHPGEAATKDLYHLPPEEDKLVPTVCHSLDQALEHLDKDRAFLTKGGVFTDSMIDAYIDLKMTEVTRFRMAVHPVEYDMYYSL from the coding sequence ATGGCCAAGACCGTTGCAGACGTGATGAAGATGGTGAAGGAGAACGAAGTCAAGTTCGTTGATTTCCGTTTCACCGATACCCGTGGCAAGCAGCAGCACACCACGGTGCCAGTCTCTCACTTTGACGAAGACAAGTTTGTATCGGGCCACGCATTTGACGGCTCCTCGATCGCTGGCTGGAAGGGCATTGAAGCCTCGGACATGCAGCTGATCCCCGATCCCAATACTGCCAACATCGATCCGTTCTTTGAAGAAACAACGCTGATCCTGACTTGCGATGTGATCGAGCCCAGCGATGGCAAGGCTTATGACCGTGACCCACGCTCCATCGCCAAGCGCGCTGAAGCCTACCTGAAGGCGTCTGGTCTGGGCGACACTGCCTACTTCGGCCCTGAGCCAGAATTCTTCATCTTCGACGGCGTTCGCTGGAGCACAGAGCCCAACAGCACTTTCTACGAAATCGAAGAATACGAAGCTCCTTGGAACACTGGTGCCAAGCTCGAAGGCGGCAACCGTGGCCACCGTCCCACCGTCAAGGGCGGCTACTTCCCTGTCCCTCCGGTCGACAGCACGCAAGACATGCGCGCTGAGATGTCCCTGATTCTCGAATCTCTGGGCATCCCTGTCGAAGTGTTCCACCACGAAGTGGCTGGCGCAGGTCAGAACGAAATCGGCACCAAGTTCAGCACCCTGGTGGAGCGCGCCGACTGGACCATCCTGCAAAAGTATGTCATCCACAACGTGGCCAACGCATACGGCAAGACAGCGACCTTCATGCCCAAGCCTTACCACGGTGATAACGGCTCCGGCATGCACGTTCACCAGTCGGTCTGGAAGGATGGCAAGAACCTGTTCGCAGGCGACGGCTACGCAGGCTTGTCTGACTACGCCCTGTACTACATCGGCGGCATCATCAAGCACGCACGTGCGCTGAACGCCATTACCAACCCTGGCACTAACAGCTACAAGCGTCTGGTTCCTCACTTCGAAGCTCCAGTGAAGCTGGCTTACTCTGCCAAGAACCGCTCCGCTTCGATCCGCATTCCTTACGTGGCCAACCCCAAGGGCCGTCGTGTGGAAGCTCGCTTCCCCGATCCACTGATGAACCCCTATCTGGGCTTCGCAGCTCTGCTGATGGCTGGTCTGGACGGTGTGGAAAACAAGATCCATCCCGGCGAAGCTGCAACGAAGGACCTGTACCACCTGCCTCCAGAAGAAGACAAGCTGGTGCCCACCGTGTGCCATAGCCTGGACCAAGCGCTGGAACATCTGGACAAGGACCGCGCGTTCCTGACCAAGGGCGGCGTTTTCACCGACAGCATGATCGACGCCTATATCGATCTGAAGATGACCGAGGTGACTCGCTTCCGTATGGCAGTGCACCCTGTCGAGTACGACATGTACTACTCCCTGTGA
- a CDS encoding molybdopterin-binding protein codes for MTPTFGLIIVGDEILSGKRADKHMPKVIELLAARGLSLAYADYVGDSPDRITATLARAFASADVVFSCGGIGATPDDHTRQCAGRALGRELALHPEAEVLIRERMQDVAREQGVPYEPDRPDNVHRLNMGMFPQGARIIPNPYNKIPGFSCDGAGGGCVHFVPGFPVMAWPMIEWVLEEHYAVHFNRAPQTEQSVVVYGAMEAALTPLMEQIEKSHPDVRVFSLPSVDHPQYGRHIELGVKGPASSVPAAWQALKTGLHEFGANLGPELVRNL; via the coding sequence ATGACCCCCACTTTCGGTCTCATCATCGTGGGCGACGAGATTCTGTCGGGGAAGCGGGCCGACAAGCACATGCCCAAGGTGATTGAGCTTCTGGCAGCGCGGGGCCTGTCATTGGCCTACGCTGACTACGTAGGCGATAGTCCTGATCGGATCACCGCCACGCTGGCGCGCGCATTTGCATCGGCAGATGTGGTGTTTTCCTGCGGCGGTATTGGCGCGACACCCGACGATCACACCCGTCAATGTGCTGGACGTGCTCTGGGACGTGAACTCGCCCTGCACCCTGAGGCTGAGGTCCTGATCCGCGAACGGATGCAGGATGTGGCAAGGGAGCAGGGCGTGCCCTATGAGCCAGACCGACCTGACAACGTGCACCGCCTCAACATGGGCATGTTTCCGCAGGGGGCGCGCATCATTCCCAACCCATACAACAAGATCCCCGGCTTCAGCTGCGATGGTGCGGGCGGGGGCTGTGTGCATTTCGTTCCAGGTTTTCCGGTCATGGCCTGGCCGATGATCGAATGGGTGCTTGAAGAGCACTATGCGGTCCATTTCAATCGTGCACCACAGACCGAGCAGTCAGTGGTGGTGTACGGCGCCATGGAGGCGGCACTGACGCCTCTGATGGAGCAGATTGAAAAATCGCACCCAGATGTGCGGGTGTTCAGTTTGCCCAGCGTAGATCATCCACAATACGGGCGGCATATCGAACTGGGCGTCAAGGGGCCTGCGTCGTCGGTGCCTGCTGCATGGCAGGCCCTGAAAACAGGTTTGCACGAATTTGGTGCAAACCTTGGCCCGGAATTGGTGCGCAACCTCTAG